Proteins encoded together in one Lathyrus oleraceus cultivar Zhongwan6 chromosome 5, CAAS_Psat_ZW6_1.0, whole genome shotgun sequence window:
- the LOC127078976 gene encoding uncharacterized protein LOC127078976 has translation MLELDDTHRVTKKLPISIDSAKIKGSRSKITSLKNGDNFITEPAELAALVVNYYSKIFGFVGVVQDNDFPYIINTLVNDSMNDILTSIPSKEEITATFCGLRKESAPGPDEFGGVSYQTYWNVIQDDVCNATWKFFKTGWMLPNFNVNIIVLIPKTSDVDSMDHYIPIAIANFKFKLISKIIADRLAKIMHFLAFKEHKGFIQGRNINDCLCLASEVANLLDKKTHGGNVALKIDITKAFHTIN, from the coding sequence ATGCTAGAACTAGATGACACACACAGGGTGACAAAAAAACTTCCTATTTCCATAGACTCTGCCAAGATTAAAGGCTCTAGAAGTAAAATCACAAGTCTAAAAAATGGGGACAATTTCATCACTGAACCTGCTGAACTGGCTGCTCTTGTAGTGAATTATTATTCTAAAATTTTTGGTTTTGTAGGTGTGGTTCAAGACAATGATTTTCCATATATTATAAATACTTTGGTTAATGACTCTATGAATGATATTCTCACCAGTATTCCCTCCAAGGAAGAAATCACTGCAACTTTTTGTGGGCTTAGGAAAGAGAGTGCCCCTGGGCCAGATGAATTTGGTGGTGTCTCTTATCAAACCTATTGGAATGTTATTCAAGATGATGTTTGCAATGCCACATGGAAATTCTTCAAGACTGGTTGGATGCTTCCTAATTTTAATGTTAATATCATTGTCCTAATCCCCAAGACAAGTGATGttgactccatggatcattacatACCCATAGCTATAGCCAATTTCAAGTTCAAGCTGATTTCTAAAATTATTGCAGATAGACTTGCCAAAATCATGCATTTCTTAGCGTTTAAGGAACATAAAGGTTTCATCCAAGGCAGGAATATAAATGATTGTTTATGCCTTGCATCTGAGGTAGCTAATCTTCTGGACAAGAAGACTCATGGTGGTAATGTAGCCCTCAAGATCGACATCACAAAGGCCTTTCACACTATTAATTGA